From a single Mycolicibacterium moriokaense genomic region:
- a CDS encoding cysteine desulfurase-like protein — MAYDVARVRGLHPSLGDGWVHFDAQHGMLLPDAVARAVSTAFRGSMPTPTGPHPSAQRSAAVLAAARQAVADLVGAKPEGVVLGSDRAVLLTSLADSSAARVGLGYEMVVSRLDDEANIAPWLRAANRYGAKVKWAEVDIETGELPNWQWESLITAPTRLVAIASASSTLGTVTDLRAVTKLVHDNSGLVVVDHSAAAPYRLIDIDEIDADVVAVNALAWGGPPIGALVFRDPAVIDSFSSVSLNPHARGPARLEVGAHQFGLLAGVVASIEYLASLDESAHGTRRERLALSMQSASSYMNRLFDYLLMSLRSLPAVIVIGRPEMRIPVLSFAVNDVPAEKVVQRLADNGVLAIANAGSRVLDAIGVNDIGGAVTVGLAHYTTTAEVDQLVRALASLG; from the coding sequence ATGGCATACGACGTCGCCCGGGTGCGAGGGCTGCACCCGTCTTTGGGCGACGGTTGGGTGCACTTCGACGCACAGCACGGCATGCTGCTGCCCGACGCCGTTGCCAGGGCCGTCTCGACCGCTTTCCGCGGTTCCATGCCCACCCCGACCGGTCCGCACCCCTCGGCGCAGCGCAGCGCGGCGGTGCTCGCCGCCGCCCGCCAGGCCGTCGCCGATCTCGTCGGCGCCAAGCCGGAGGGGGTTGTCCTCGGCTCTGACCGGGCGGTCCTGCTGACGTCGCTGGCTGACTCGTCGGCCGCACGAGTCGGGCTCGGCTACGAGATGGTGGTCAGCCGCCTGGATGACGAGGCGAACATCGCCCCGTGGCTGCGCGCGGCCAATCGCTATGGCGCCAAAGTGAAGTGGGCCGAGGTCGACATCGAGACAGGTGAGCTCCCGAACTGGCAATGGGAGAGCCTGATCACGGCTCCGACCAGGCTCGTTGCGATCGCCTCCGCCTCGTCGACGCTGGGTACGGTCACCGATCTCCGGGCGGTGACGAAGCTGGTGCACGACAACAGCGGTCTCGTGGTGGTCGACCACTCGGCGGCCGCGCCGTACCGACTGATCGACATCGACGAGATCGACGCCGACGTGGTCGCGGTGAACGCGCTCGCCTGGGGCGGGCCGCCGATCGGTGCGCTGGTGTTCCGTGATCCCGCGGTCATCGACTCCTTCAGCTCGGTGTCGCTGAACCCGCACGCCCGCGGTCCGGCGCGGCTGGAGGTCGGGGCGCACCAGTTCGGCCTGCTCGCCGGCGTCGTCGCCAGTATCGAGTACCTGGCCTCCCTCGACGAGTCGGCGCACGGCACCCGTCGCGAAAGACTTGCGCTGTCAATGCAATCGGCGTCGTCGTACATGAATCGGCTATTCGACTATCTGCTCATGTCGCTGCGCTCGCTGCCCGCCGTCATTGTGATCGGTCGGCCCGAAATGCGTATTCCCGTACTGAGTTTCGCGGTCAACGACGTGCCCGCGGAGAAGGTGGTGCAGCGGTTGGCCGACAACGGTGTCCTGGCAATCGCGAATGCCGGATCGCGCGTGCTCGATGCCATCGGCGTCAACGACATCGGCGGCGCCGTCACCGTCGGACTGGCCCACTACACGACGACCGCGGAAGTGGACCAGCTGGTGCGCGCGCTGGCTTCCCTGGGCTGA
- a CDS encoding metallophosphoesterase family protein: MRLLLIADTHVPKRARDLPARVWDEVVAADVVIHAGDWVDPQLLDTLEARAKRLIACWGNNDGAELRRRLPERADVTLGGLRFTVTHETGAASGREARMAKMYPDTDVLVFGHSHIPWDTRAKTGLRLLNPGSPTDRRRQEFCTYITATVHDGALSDVELHRLERHA, from the coding sequence GTGCGGCTTCTACTCATCGCCGATACTCACGTTCCCAAGCGCGCCCGTGACCTTCCCGCCCGCGTGTGGGACGAAGTCGTAGCGGCCGATGTCGTGATCCACGCGGGGGACTGGGTGGATCCCCAACTGCTCGACACCCTAGAGGCCCGCGCGAAGCGGTTGATCGCGTGCTGGGGAAATAACGACGGTGCCGAGTTGCGCCGTCGCCTCCCCGAGCGTGCCGACGTCACGCTGGGCGGCCTGCGCTTCACGGTGACGCATGAGACCGGCGCGGCGTCCGGCCGCGAGGCGCGGATGGCCAAGATGTACCCCGACACCGACGTGCTGGTCTTCGGCCACAGCCACATCCCATGGGACACCCGCGCCAAAACCGGTCTGCGACTGCTCAATCCGGGTTCCCCGACGGACCGTCGGCGCCAGGAGTTCTGTACCTACATAACCGCGACGGTGCATGACGGTGCGCTGTCCGACGTCGAGCTGCACCGCCTGGAGCGCCATGCGTGA
- a CDS encoding TIGR03086 family metal-binding protein, which translates to MSDDLRPGPDSPPTDELDGAEATFAVLNHVLHGIADVDLEKQTPCREFDRTDSVERQVIPAGRPALDAWKRRGRDGTVSFGMSFGTNEVQAKVIVGILSLEFLVHAWDYAAAIGREVNAPDSLSDYVLGLARNIITPQGRAKAGFDDPIDVPTDAGVLDRLIAYTGRAPGLNG; encoded by the coding sequence ATGAGTGACGACCTGCGCCCCGGACCCGATTCGCCGCCGACGGACGAACTCGACGGCGCTGAAGCCACCTTCGCCGTGCTGAACCATGTCCTGCACGGAATTGCCGACGTCGACCTGGAAAAGCAGACGCCGTGCCGCGAGTTCGATCGGACGGACTCGGTGGAACGTCAAGTCATCCCCGCCGGACGGCCTGCGTTGGACGCCTGGAAACGACGCGGCCGCGACGGCACCGTGTCGTTCGGCATGTCGTTCGGGACCAACGAAGTGCAAGCCAAGGTGATCGTGGGCATCCTGTCGCTCGAATTCCTCGTCCACGCTTGGGATTACGCGGCCGCCATCGGACGTGAGGTGAACGCGCCGGACTCGCTGTCCGACTACGTGCTGGGGTTGGCTCGCAACATCATCACCCCGCAGGGCCGCGCCAAGGCCGGCTTCGACGACCCGATCGACGTGCCTACCGATGCCGGTGTGCTGGACCGCTTGATCGCCTACACGGGCCGCGCGCCCGGGCTGAACGGCTAG
- a CDS encoding bacterial proteasome activator family protein, with protein sequence MTANNEDDGIEVIGSDQNAANDEGDDGGKSLTDLVEQPAKVMRIGTMIKQLLEEVRAAPLDEASRNRLREIHRTSIAELEDGLAPELREELERLTLPFTDEAVPSDAELRIAQAQLVGWLEGLFHGIQTALFAQQMAARQQLEQMRGQGALPPGVAQPRSGAGTGQYL encoded by the coding sequence ATGACAGCCAACAACGAAGACGACGGCATCGAGGTCATCGGCAGCGATCAGAACGCTGCGAACGACGAGGGTGACGACGGCGGCAAGTCGCTGACCGACCTGGTCGAGCAGCCCGCGAAGGTGATGCGGATCGGCACGATGATCAAGCAGCTGCTCGAGGAGGTGCGCGCGGCCCCGCTGGACGAGGCCAGCCGTAACCGGCTGCGCGAGATCCACCGGACCAGCATCGCCGAGCTGGAGGACGGCCTGGCGCCTGAGCTGCGCGAGGAGCTCGAACGCCTGACGCTGCCCTTCACCGACGAGGCGGTGCCGTCCGATGCCGAGCTTCGCATCGCGCAGGCACAGTTGGTGGGCTGGCTGGAAGGCCTGTTCCACGGCATCCAGACCGCACTGTTCGCCCAGCAGATGGCCGCACGTCAGCAGCTGGAGCAGATGCGTGGTCAGGGAGCGCTGCCCCCTGGCGTCGCCCAACCCCGCAGCGGCGCCGGGACCGGCCAGTACCTCTGA
- a CDS encoding SDR family oxidoreductase yields the protein MARASRPNGKINGKVVAITGGARGIGLATAKTLHRLGAKIAIGDIDEAAVKDAGSEFDFGFYARLDVTDRQSFTSFLDDVERELGPVDVLVNNAGICVTCRFLDEPDELTERTLAINVTGVILGTKLAAQRMVKRGKGHIINVASLAGLNGVPGIATYCATKHAVLGYTDTARMELRGTGVHASAILPTLTNTGMIDGVASMPGMRNAEPEDIAAGIVSLIEKPKPRMIVTRQAGVMMAITKRLPLRLGEAVTRALNADRIFADAIDKPERREYEDRARHS from the coding sequence ATGGCACGAGCATCCAGACCGAACGGGAAGATCAACGGAAAAGTCGTCGCGATCACCGGCGGAGCGCGGGGCATCGGCCTGGCCACCGCGAAGACGCTGCACCGACTCGGCGCCAAGATCGCCATCGGCGATATCGACGAAGCGGCGGTCAAGGACGCCGGCTCAGAGTTCGACTTCGGCTTCTACGCGCGTCTCGACGTGACCGACCGGCAGTCATTCACCTCGTTCCTCGACGATGTCGAGCGTGAGCTGGGACCGGTCGACGTTCTGGTGAACAACGCCGGAATCTGTGTGACGTGCCGCTTCCTCGACGAACCCGACGAGTTGACCGAGCGGACGCTGGCGATCAACGTCACCGGCGTCATCCTCGGCACCAAGCTGGCCGCCCAACGAATGGTCAAGCGCGGCAAGGGGCACATCATCAACGTCGCCTCGTTGGCCGGGCTGAACGGGGTACCCGGCATCGCGACCTACTGCGCGACCAAGCACGCCGTGCTCGGCTACACCGACACCGCACGAATGGAGTTGCGCGGCACCGGCGTCCACGCCTCCGCTATCCTGCCGACGCTGACGAACACGGGGATGATCGACGGGGTCGCCAGCATGCCCGGCATGCGTAACGCCGAACCAGAGGACATCGCCGCCGGCATCGTCAGCCTCATCGAGAAACCGAAGCCCCGCATGATCGTCACGCGCCAGGCCGGCGTGATGATGGCCATCACCAAACGGTTGCCGCTGCGGCTGGGCGAGGCGGTCACCCGTGCACTGAACGCCGACCGGATCTTCGCCGACGCCATCGACAAACCCGAACGCCGCGAGTACGAGGATCGCGCCCGCCACTCCTGA
- a CDS encoding RNA polymerase sigma factor, with product MPLRSRGGLHQVTDAAYPNWDSVYRDNVTWVYRLMYRKVGNQPDAEDLTAEVFMAALRPMRISATVPEVRKYLHMTARTVLAAYWKDRMGRQITSIEDYPAEEAEPEQMASDAPDTVRRLLQRLPDKYRRILELRFLQAASVREAADQMGVSVSNAKALQYRALRMAAQNGEEVAS from the coding sequence GTGCCACTGCGCTCGAGGGGAGGGTTGCATCAGGTGACGGACGCCGCCTATCCGAACTGGGATTCGGTGTACCGCGACAACGTCACCTGGGTGTACCGGCTGATGTACCGCAAGGTCGGCAACCAGCCGGACGCCGAGGATCTGACCGCGGAAGTATTCATGGCCGCGCTGCGACCGATGAGGATATCGGCGACCGTCCCCGAGGTACGTAAGTACCTGCATATGACCGCGCGCACGGTGCTCGCTGCGTACTGGAAGGACAGGATGGGCCGGCAGATCACATCGATCGAGGACTACCCAGCTGAGGAGGCGGAACCCGAGCAGATGGCGAGCGACGCGCCCGACACGGTACGACGGCTGCTGCAGCGGCTTCCCGACAAGTACCGCCGAATACTGGAACTGCGCTTCCTGCAGGCGGCTTCGGTGCGCGAAGCCGCAGATCAGATGGGTGTCAGCGTCTCAAATGCCAAAGCGCTGCAATACCGAGCGCTGCGGATGGCGGCGCAGAACGGTGAGGAGGTGGCCTCGTGA
- the hisC gene encoding histidinol-phosphate transaminase produces MTARLRPELADLPAYTPGMNVPGAIKIASNETVHGPLPSVLAAIEKAAENINRYPDNGYVELREALAKHVNFSPEHISVSGGSVSLSQQLIQITSTVGDEVLYGWRSFEIYPLQVRTAGATPVHVPLSDYIFDLDAMLAAITDRTRLIFVCNPNNPTSTVVDPDKLGAFVEAVPSHIMIVLDEAYVEYIRDGFVPDSFSLVRNHRNVVVLRTFSKAYGLAGLRVGYAVGDPDIVTALGKVYVPFNATTVSQAAAIASLEAADELMARTDEVVAERTRVTDALRDAGYTVPPSQANFVWLPLPGRTQEFAKAAADSRIIVRPYAEDGVRVTIGAHHENDAFIEFARKWIAA; encoded by the coding sequence GTGACTGCCCGGCTACGACCAGAGCTTGCCGATCTACCGGCCTACACCCCCGGTATGAACGTGCCGGGGGCCATCAAGATCGCCAGTAACGAGACGGTGCACGGGCCGCTGCCCAGCGTCCTGGCCGCGATCGAGAAGGCCGCCGAGAACATCAACCGCTACCCCGACAACGGCTATGTCGAGCTCAGGGAGGCGTTGGCCAAGCACGTGAACTTCTCGCCCGAGCACATCTCCGTCAGCGGTGGATCGGTCAGCCTCTCCCAGCAGTTGATCCAGATCACATCGACTGTCGGTGACGAGGTGCTCTACGGCTGGCGCAGCTTCGAGATCTACCCGCTGCAGGTCCGCACCGCAGGGGCCACGCCGGTACACGTTCCGCTGTCGGACTACATCTTCGACCTCGACGCGATGCTGGCCGCGATCACCGACCGGACCCGGTTAATCTTCGTGTGCAACCCGAACAACCCCACCAGCACTGTCGTCGACCCCGACAAACTGGGCGCCTTCGTCGAAGCGGTGCCGTCGCACATCATGATCGTCCTGGACGAGGCGTATGTCGAATACATCCGCGACGGGTTCGTGCCAGACAGCTTCAGCCTGGTCCGCAATCATCGCAACGTCGTTGTGCTACGGACGTTTTCGAAGGCTTACGGGCTGGCCGGGCTGCGCGTCGGCTACGCCGTCGGCGATCCTGACATCGTCACGGCGCTGGGCAAGGTCTACGTGCCGTTCAACGCGACCACGGTGTCGCAGGCCGCTGCCATCGCCTCACTGGAGGCCGCCGACGAACTGATGGCCCGAACCGACGAGGTCGTGGCCGAACGTACCCGCGTCACCGATGCCCTGCGCGACGCCGGCTATACCGTGCCGCCGTCCCAGGCGAACTTCGTCTGGCTGCCACTGCCCGGCCGGACGCAGGAGTTCGCCAAGGCCGCGGCCGACAGCCGGATCATCGTGCGGCCGTATGCCGAGGACGGGGTACGTGTCACCATCGGCGCGCATCACGAGAACGACGCGTTCATCGAATTCGCCAGGAAGTGGATCGCCGCATGA
- a CDS encoding Rieske (2Fe-2S) protein: MTEKNVRRFVDNLLRGRATERARPDDLEAEQMKMAIDLRVARLGNDAPREEYLSDLHRRLSSAMADEQPSVSRPRSAPDRRSVVIGGSVAAASAAAGLVVGRSLLAPDSVRPAEPPAQAELDPSHGAWLAVGASDQVAEGAALAFDLGSVNGFVHRAEAKLEAVSGVCTHQGCKLWLDAMESRLRCPCHSTSFSLQGTTLSHQLPVAPPPLPKLAVRETNGVIEVFAPTTST; the protein is encoded by the coding sequence GTGACCGAAAAGAACGTACGCCGCTTCGTCGACAATCTGCTTCGTGGGAGAGCCACCGAACGTGCCCGCCCAGATGATCTCGAAGCCGAGCAGATGAAGATGGCGATCGACCTGCGCGTGGCCCGACTGGGCAACGACGCCCCCCGTGAGGAGTACCTGTCCGATCTGCATCGCCGGTTGTCGAGCGCGATGGCCGACGAGCAGCCGTCGGTGAGTCGCCCGCGATCGGCGCCTGACAGGCGCTCGGTGGTGATCGGCGGGTCGGTGGCGGCGGCGTCGGCAGCAGCCGGGCTGGTGGTCGGTCGCAGCCTGCTCGCCCCCGACAGTGTCAGACCCGCCGAGCCCCCTGCCCAGGCCGAACTCGATCCGAGCCACGGGGCATGGCTTGCCGTCGGCGCCAGCGATCAAGTGGCCGAAGGCGCTGCGCTGGCCTTCGACCTGGGCTCGGTCAACGGCTTCGTTCACCGGGCGGAAGCAAAACTCGAGGCCGTCTCCGGGGTGTGCACACACCAGGGCTGCAAACTGTGGCTCGATGCGATGGAGAGCCGACTACGCTGCCCCTGCCACTCGACATCATTTTCATTGCAGGGCACCACGCTCAGCCATCAGCTGCCCGTCGCCCCGCCACCGCTGCCCAAACTGGCGGTCCGTGAAACCAACGGCGTCATCGAGGTTTTCGCGCCGACAACGTCCACTTAG
- a CDS encoding MarR family winged helix-turn-helix transcriptional regulator, translating to MEQIIAGRTASDMPGLDIAEQRSWQNFLDSALRMYATLNRSLMDAHQLTLNDVRLLDILDKSETGSSRMGDLADNLMSLPSRVTRQIRRLELQGLVRRGASPDDGRGVLATITDEGRTAVREAMVTYGQGVRTHFLCRLSRPQIAAMGENCRRVSAALKTAAPPAKLGRV from the coding sequence ATGGAGCAGATCATCGCGGGGCGTACGGCCAGTGATATGCCGGGACTGGATATCGCTGAGCAGCGGTCGTGGCAAAACTTCCTCGATTCGGCGTTGCGGATGTATGCGACTCTCAACCGGTCGCTGATGGATGCGCACCAGCTGACCCTCAACGATGTTCGGTTGCTGGACATCCTGGACAAGTCCGAAACGGGCTCATCGCGAATGGGCGACCTCGCCGACAACCTGATGTCGCTGCCCAGTCGCGTCACCCGCCAGATCCGCCGCCTGGAGCTACAGGGTCTGGTGCGGCGCGGCGCCAGTCCCGACGACGGCCGCGGCGTCCTCGCGACTATCACCGACGAGGGCAGGACCGCCGTGCGCGAAGCCATGGTGACCTACGGCCAGGGCGTGCGGACGCATTTCCTCTGCCGGCTGTCGCGGCCGCAGATTGCGGCGATGGGTGAGAACTGCCGACGTGTCAGCGCCGCTCTCAAGACTGCCGCACCTCCCGCGAAACTCGGGCGCGTCTGA
- a CDS encoding NAD(P)H-quinone oxidoreductase, which produces MQAIMTSSKGQLTWQEVPDVAPGDGEVVIKVSAAGVNRADLLQAAGKYPPPPGASEILGLEVSGTIERLGDGVTGWQVGQPVCALLAGGGYAQYVAVPAGQVMPVPDTVSLHHAAALPEVACTVWSNLVMTAHLRAGQWLLIHGGASGIGTHGIQVGRALGCRVAITAGSKNKLDLCAELGAEVTIDYHDEDFVERVRAESGGAGADVILDIMGAAYLDRNVDALAPDGRLVIIGMQGGVKAELNIGKLLGKRGGVIATALRSRPVSGPSSKSEIVTEVIANVWPMIADGQVRPIIGAEFDIEQAGAAHELLNSGEVSGKILLRVAD; this is translated from the coding sequence ATGCAAGCGATCATGACCTCCAGCAAAGGCCAATTGACCTGGCAAGAAGTTCCCGACGTGGCGCCCGGCGACGGTGAAGTAGTCATCAAAGTCAGCGCCGCGGGGGTGAACCGGGCAGACCTGCTGCAAGCGGCGGGCAAGTATCCGCCGCCGCCCGGTGCCAGCGAGATCCTCGGGCTCGAGGTGTCAGGGACGATCGAGCGCCTGGGCGACGGGGTCACCGGATGGCAGGTGGGGCAACCGGTGTGTGCTTTGCTGGCCGGTGGAGGCTACGCCCAGTACGTCGCCGTGCCCGCCGGACAGGTGATGCCGGTCCCGGACACGGTGTCGCTGCACCACGCGGCCGCCCTGCCCGAGGTCGCATGCACGGTGTGGTCGAACTTGGTGATGACCGCGCACCTGAGGGCCGGTCAGTGGTTGCTCATCCACGGCGGTGCGAGCGGCATCGGTACGCACGGCATCCAGGTCGGCCGCGCGCTTGGCTGCCGGGTGGCGATCACCGCAGGGTCGAAGAACAAGCTGGACCTGTGCGCCGAACTCGGCGCCGAGGTCACCATCGACTACCACGACGAGGACTTCGTGGAGCGGGTTCGCGCCGAGTCCGGCGGCGCGGGCGCCGACGTGATCCTCGACATCATGGGTGCGGCCTACCTCGACCGCAACGTCGACGCGCTGGCTCCCGACGGACGTCTGGTGATCATCGGAATGCAGGGTGGGGTCAAGGCCGAGCTGAACATCGGCAAGCTGCTCGGTAAGCGCGGCGGGGTGATCGCCACCGCGCTGCGGTCGCGTCCGGTGAGCGGACCCAGCAGCAAGAGCGAGATCGTCACCGAGGTGATCGCCAATGTCTGGCCGATGATCGCCGACGGTCAGGTGCGTCCGATCATCGGCGCCGAGTTCGACATCGAGCAGGCCGGCGCCGCTCACGAGCTGCTGAACTCGGGTGAGGTGTCCGGGAAAATCCTTCTGCGCGTAGCGGATTGA
- a CDS encoding DoxX family protein — MTQRDISLSRLTTTRASGAVVLIRVYVGLIFVGEGLLKFVRPDALGSGRFVKAGIPMGAFLADFDGVLEIVCGLLILVGLFTRLATLPMIGDMVGALGITKLPLLWDHAPLYPSEGGIWDFFHEGRLELAMLCGCLYLLIVGAGPHSVDARVNRSATASREQKVAA, encoded by the coding sequence ATGACTCAACGCGATATCTCGCTGTCTCGATTGACCACGACCCGCGCATCGGGTGCCGTCGTACTCATCCGTGTGTATGTCGGCCTGATCTTCGTCGGCGAAGGTCTTCTGAAATTCGTTCGCCCCGACGCGCTCGGCTCCGGCCGGTTCGTCAAGGCCGGCATCCCTATGGGGGCGTTCCTCGCCGATTTTGACGGCGTCCTCGAAATCGTGTGCGGGCTGCTGATCCTGGTCGGGCTGTTCACTCGGCTGGCGACCCTGCCGATGATCGGCGACATGGTCGGTGCGCTCGGGATCACGAAGCTGCCGCTGTTGTGGGACCATGCCCCGCTCTATCCGAGTGAGGGCGGAATCTGGGACTTCTTCCACGAAGGCCGCCTCGAACTGGCGATGCTGTGCGGCTGCCTCTACCTGCTGATCGTCGGCGCGGGGCCTCACTCGGTTGACGCGCGGGTGAACCGGAGTGCCACCGCATCTCGTGAACAGAAGGTGGCCGCTTAA
- a CDS encoding MmcQ/YjbR family DNA-binding protein gives MRDRPARVADVHEIAAAMPHSTRIEGPKGNPIYQVGGKSFVFFRTPQPDAEDPETGERYTDVIMIWVESDADKLALIQDPHSPFFTTDRFEGHPSVLVRASRLSEIGKIELTELIQDAWLSRASKRRAERWLAEHS, from the coding sequence ATGCGTGACCGCCCGGCCCGCGTCGCCGACGTGCACGAGATCGCCGCCGCGATGCCACACAGCACCCGTATCGAGGGCCCCAAGGGCAACCCGATCTATCAGGTCGGCGGCAAGTCGTTCGTGTTCTTCCGCACGCCGCAGCCCGACGCCGAAGATCCCGAGACCGGTGAGCGCTACACCGACGTGATCATGATCTGGGTCGAGTCCGACGCCGACAAGCTGGCGCTCATCCAGGACCCGCATTCGCCGTTCTTCACCACGGACCGCTTCGAAGGCCACCCCTCTGTGCTGGTGCGGGCGAGCCGGCTGTCGGAGATCGGCAAGATCGAGCTCACGGAGCTGATTCAGGATGCCTGGCTGTCGCGGGCATCGAAGCGTCGTGCCGAGCGGTGGTTGGCCGAGCACAGCTGA
- a CDS encoding crotonase/enoyl-CoA hydratase family protein: MGQKNGAYESVAVEVKDNVAQVTLIGPGKGNAMGPAFWAEMPDVFAELDADREVRAIVLTGSGKNFSYGLDLLAMGGTLSDVLAEGATARPRSDFHKTILRMQGAINAVADCRTPTIASVHGWCIGGGVDLISAVDIRYASADAKFSVREVKIAIVADVGSLARLPLILSDGHLRELALTGKDIDAARAEKIGLVNDVFDDAEASLAAAHATAAEIAANPPLVVSGVKDVLDQQRIARVSESLRYVAAWNSAFLPSKDLAEGLQATFEKRPPNFTGE; the protein is encoded by the coding sequence ATGGGCCAGAAAAATGGGGCATACGAATCCGTCGCCGTCGAGGTCAAGGACAACGTCGCACAGGTGACGCTGATCGGTCCGGGCAAGGGCAACGCCATGGGACCCGCCTTCTGGGCCGAGATGCCCGATGTCTTCGCCGAGCTCGATGCCGACCGCGAGGTGCGGGCGATCGTGCTGACCGGTTCGGGTAAGAACTTCAGCTACGGGCTTGACCTGCTCGCGATGGGCGGCACCCTCTCCGACGTGCTCGCCGAAGGCGCCACCGCACGTCCGCGGTCCGACTTCCACAAGACCATCCTGCGGATGCAGGGCGCCATCAACGCCGTCGCCGACTGCCGCACCCCCACGATCGCCTCCGTGCACGGCTGGTGCATCGGCGGCGGCGTCGACCTGATCTCCGCCGTCGACATCCGCTACGCCAGCGCCGACGCCAAGTTCTCGGTGCGCGAGGTCAAGATCGCGATCGTCGCCGACGTGGGCAGCCTGGCGCGCCTGCCACTGATCCTGTCCGACGGGCACCTGCGCGAGCTGGCGCTGACGGGTAAGGACATCGACGCCGCACGGGCCGAGAAGATCGGTCTCGTCAACGACGTGTTCGACGACGCGGAAGCGTCGCTGGCCGCCGCGCACGCGACGGCCGCCGAGATCGCCGCCAACCCGCCGCTGGTCGTCAGCGGTGTGAAGGACGTCCTCGATCAGCAGCGCATCGCCAGGGTCTCCGAGAGCCTGCGCTACGTGGCGGCCTGGAACTCTGCGTTCCTACCGTCCAAGGATCTTGCCGAGGGGCTGCAGGCGACGTTCGAGAAACGGCCGCCGAACTTCACCGGGGAATAG
- a CDS encoding DUF4334 domain-containing protein produces MTSARVRFDEFVRRADPIPYDELEDFWATLEAVTIDFMIGEWGGDLVTGHRGDRFLGDRWWGTTFRSAFDVDPIVYRDDDGTTRADTNLMNGAASLWTEEFRGELTATMVYDGMPIHDHFKKVDDDTVVAITNGKGALDFTSGTGRYMYFYLSRL; encoded by the coding sequence ATGACCTCCGCGCGCGTGCGGTTCGACGAGTTCGTCCGTCGCGCGGACCCGATCCCCTACGACGAGCTCGAGGACTTCTGGGCGACCCTGGAAGCCGTGACGATCGACTTCATGATCGGCGAGTGGGGGGGTGACCTCGTCACGGGCCACCGCGGCGACCGGTTCCTCGGCGACCGCTGGTGGGGCACCACGTTCCGGTCCGCGTTCGACGTCGACCCGATCGTCTACCGCGACGACGACGGCACCACGCGCGCCGACACCAACCTGATGAACGGCGCCGCCAGCCTCTGGACGGAGGAGTTTCGCGGGGAGCTGACCGCGACGATGGTCTACGACGGCATGCCGATTCACGACCACTTCAAGAAGGTCGACGACGATACCGTCGTGGCGATCACCAACGGCAAGGGCGCCCTCGACTTCACCTCGGGCACCGGCCGCTACATGTACTTCTATCTGTCGCGGCTCTAG